Part of the Sphingopyxis sp. 113P3 genome, CCTGCGAGGCCCGCCATGAAGCGCTCCTCCGCATCAACGACAACGAGCGGGATGTTGTAATGATCGCGGAAAAGCCGCTCGACCTGTGCTCGCTCGCTCATGCGAAGGAGCCCGTGATCAACAAAGACGCAGGTGAGCTGTTCGCCGATTGCTTCGTGAATCAGAACCGCGGCGACCGCGCTGTCGACGCCGCCCGACAGACCGCACAGCACACGCTTGTCGCCCACTTGCGCTCGGATCTCGGCGATTTTCGTGGCGCGAAATTCAGCCATCGTCCAGTCGCCCGAGCAGCCGCACACGTGGCGGACGAAGTTTGCGATGAGCCTGGCGCCATCGGGCGTGTGCACGACCTCGGGGTGGAATTGGGTGCCATAGTAGCGGCGCGCGTCGTCGGCGATGAGTGCGAAGGGCGCGCCGTCGCTGATCGCCACGATGCGAAAGCCCGGGGCGAACTGGGTGACCCGGTCGCCGTGACTCATCCATACTTGATGCCGTTCGCCAACGTCCCAGAGTCCGTCGAAAAGTACGCAGGGCTCGGTCACGGTCAGAAAGGCGCGGCCGAATTCGCCGTCGCGCTCGCCGTCTGCTCCGCCCGGTTCGACCTGCCCGCCGAGCTGCTGCGTCATCACCTGCTGCCCGTAACAGATGCCGAGAATTGGAAGGCCGCTGTCAAAGATCACCTCTGGCGCGCGAGGACTGCCCTGCGCGGGCACCGATGCCGGCGAGCCTGAGAGGATGACGCCCTTGGGTTGCATTCGCTCGAGGGCATCCGCAGCGCCGCTGAAAGGCACGATCTCGCTGTAAACGCCGGCCTCGCGGACGCGGCGGGCGATGAGTTGAGTGACCTGACTGCCAAAGTCGACGATCAGGATCGATTCGGGGGCGAGCGAGCTATCTGGAGTCGGCATGGGGGGCCGATAAAGAGGCGCGTCGCTGCTGTCTAGCGGTCGCTATCGGGAACTCGTCGAACTTTTATCGCGTTGCCATATTGCTGCGACAAATTGCGACCAGATGAACCGCCGGGGCAAATCCGTGTCAGGCCGGGTTCAGACCGGCGTGATTAAGAAAAAACCAAGACAAGACCATATGAAGGCTCTCCTTCCCATGAAAAACCTCTGCTTTTCCCTGTCTGCGCGCGCCCTGTTACTTGCAGGCGCTGCAGCTGTAGCCAGTCCGGCGTTTGCCGCCGATGCCGATATGTTGTCCGATGCGAGCACGGTGGCTCCGGACGATTCGTCGCTCGACACCGGCACGAGCGTGCCAGAAACCGATTATGACGTTGAGGAAGAGGGCGAGATCGTCGTGACCGCCCAGCGCCTCGCCGGGCAGCTGGAAACCGACATAGCGGCCGAGGCCGAGCTCGATGAGGCGGCGATCGCAAGTTATGGCGCATCGTCGATCGAGGAGCTTCTCGCCTCGCTCGAGCCGATCACGCGGTCAGGGCGCGGCCGGGGCGGCGGGCGCCCCGTCATCCTCGTCAACGGGCGCCGTATCTCGGGCTTTGGCGCGGTGCGCAACATCCCTCCCGAGGCCATCGCGAAAGTCGAGGTTTTTCCCGAGGAGGTGGCGCTGCAATATGGCTATGCCGCAACCGAGCGGGTGGTCAACTTCGTGCTCAAGCCCGATTTCCGGCAGGTGTCGATCGAGGCAGAGGCGGGCCTGCCAACGCAGGGCGGCCAGTTCATGAGCCAGCTGGAACCCGCTTTTACCGCGATCGGCAAGAATGGGAGGCTAAACCTCAACGCCAGCTGGGAACATCAGACGATGTTGCTCGAGAGCGAGCGGGACCTTGTGTACGACGACCCGGTCCTCGCGGCAGGGGCGGCGGCGCGCAGTCTCTCATCGGCGAGCGATCAATATGTCATCGACGGCACGCTGGTGCGCAA contains:
- the guaA gene encoding glutamine-hydrolyzing GMP synthase; this encodes MPTPDSSLAPESILIVDFGSQVTQLIARRVREAGVYSEIVPFSGAADALERMQPKGVILSGSPASVPAQGSPRAPEVIFDSGLPILGICYGQQVMTQQLGGQVEPGGADGERDGEFGRAFLTVTEPCVLFDGLWDVGERHQVWMSHGDRVTQFAPGFRIVAISDGAPFALIADDARRYYGTQFHPEVVHTPDGARLIANFVRHVCGCSGDWTMAEFRATKIAEIRAQVGDKRVLCGLSGGVDSAVAAVLIHEAIGEQLTCVFVDHGLLRMSERAQVERLFRDHYNIPLVVVDAEERFMAGLAGVTDPEKKRKFIGAEFINVFEEEAKKLGGADFLAQGTLYPDVIESVSFTGGPSVTIKSHHNVGGLPERMNMKLVEPLRELFKDEVRLLGKELGLPEVFVGRHPFPGPGLAIRIPGEVSKERCDILRKADAIYLEEIRNAGLYDAIWQAFAVLLPVKTVGVMGDGRTYDHVCALRAVTSTDGMTADIYPFDASFLSRCATRIINEVQGINRVVYDYTSKPPGTIEWE